A part of Nitrospirota bacterium genomic DNA contains:
- a CDS encoding efflux RND transporter permease subunit, with translation MNITDLFIRRPVLALVLNLLIIIAGLQAIRTLNVRQYPRSENAAVTVTTVYIGASADLVRGFVTTPLERAIAAADGIEYMESQSSLGQSIIKVRLKLNYDATKALAEISSKVDQVRRDLPPEAEVPVINIESADSQFASAYLSFTSDMLKQNEITEYLVRIVQPRLSAIEGVQRADILGARTFAMRIWLKPERMAALNISPAQVRQALAVNNFLSALGQSKGSFIQVNMTANTNLSTVDEFRNLAVREQNGSIVRLGEIADVQLGAENYDAEVRFSGQAAVFMGIWPLPNANSLDVIKRVRAEMDAMQRDLPSGMKAVIAYDATNYITNAIQEVLKTLGDTLLIVVVVIFLFLGSFRSVFIPVIAIPISLIGAVFLMQFFGFTVNLLTLLAVVLSVGLVVDDAIVVVENVERHLGEGRSPLDAALIGARELVGPIIAMTITLAAVYLPIGLQGGLTGSLFREFAFTLAGAVTISGIVALTLSPLMSARLLKPEVSEHGLAGRISRGFNRLKNAYGRRLDATLNARPAVYAVWIVVSLLTVPMFIMSARELAPTEDQGVIFGILDASANSTLDQNSRYAAAVNEAFMSVPETDFTFQITFPSSGFGGMVTRPWDKRKRNVFQIMPEVQQKLQAIPGIQIFPLTPPALPGGGQFPVEFILASTAETGQILDFARQLQMKAMQSNMFAFPPVIDVKIDQPQSEFVIDRDKVAALGLNLAQIGTDLGGMVGGGFVNRFDIAGRSYKVIPQIQRIGRLNPEQLQNIHVTGPNGNLIPLSTIATLRDSVVPRSLNRFQQLNAVKISGVAIRPLDEALRFLEDESARILPKGYVLDYTGESRQLRTEGNKFLSAFGLAVILIFLVLAAQFNSFRDPFVILAGSVPLAMFGALIFTFLKIPDPNTPFWTHGWTTTLNIYSQVGLVTLVGLVSKNGILIVQFANQLQLKGHTKLEAVREASMTRLRPILMTTAATIAGHFPLTLVTGAGAAARNSIGLVLVGGMFVGTLFTLFVVPSIYMLIARDHSKDLKSETVISAAP, from the coding sequence ATGAATATCACTGATCTGTTTATCCGCCGCCCGGTCCTTGCCCTGGTGCTGAACCTTCTTATCATCATTGCAGGCCTTCAGGCGATCCGCACACTTAATGTCCGCCAGTATCCGCGCAGCGAAAACGCAGCGGTGACAGTTACTACAGTGTATATTGGTGCCAGTGCCGACCTCGTGCGCGGCTTTGTCACAACACCGTTGGAGCGGGCAATTGCTGCAGCAGATGGCATCGAGTATATGGAGTCGCAGAGCAGTCTCGGCCAGTCAATCATAAAAGTGAGGCTCAAGCTCAACTACGATGCAACCAAGGCCCTTGCAGAGATCAGTTCCAAGGTCGATCAGGTCCGACGCGACCTTCCCCCTGAGGCTGAGGTGCCGGTCATCAACATCGAGTCTGCAGACAGCCAGTTCGCCTCTGCATACCTCAGTTTCACCTCTGACATGCTCAAGCAGAACGAAATTACCGAATATCTGGTGCGTATTGTCCAGCCCCGTTTATCAGCGATCGAAGGTGTGCAGCGTGCAGATATCCTCGGCGCCCGTACTTTTGCAATGCGTATCTGGCTCAAGCCGGAGCGGATGGCAGCGCTGAACATCAGCCCGGCACAGGTGCGGCAGGCATTAGCGGTCAATAACTTCCTGTCAGCGCTCGGCCAGAGCAAGGGCTCGTTCATCCAGGTCAATATGACCGCTAACACCAACCTGAGCACAGTGGATGAGTTCAGGAACCTGGCAGTGCGGGAGCAGAATGGCAGCATCGTACGTCTGGGGGAGATCGCAGACGTACAGCTTGGGGCCGAGAACTATGATGCTGAAGTGCGTTTTTCAGGACAGGCCGCGGTCTTCATGGGCATCTGGCCTCTTCCCAATGCGAACTCCCTGGATGTTATCAAGCGTGTGCGGGCAGAGATGGATGCCATGCAGCGCGACCTGCCGAGCGGCATGAAGGCAGTTATTGCCTATGATGCAACCAACTATATAACGAACGCCATCCAGGAGGTGCTTAAGACCCTTGGCGACACGCTGCTGATCGTAGTGGTTGTCATCTTTCTCTTCCTCGGCTCTTTCCGGTCGGTCTTTATCCCGGTCATTGCGATCCCGATCTCCCTGATCGGCGCTGTCTTCCTGATGCAGTTCTTCGGCTTTACGGTCAATCTGCTTACGCTTCTGGCGGTGGTCCTGTCTGTCGGTCTGGTCGTTGACGACGCCATCGTGGTGGTCGAAAACGTGGAGCGCCATCTTGGCGAGGGCAGATCACCCCTTGATGCAGCCCTGATCGGAGCGCGTGAACTGGTCGGGCCGATCATCGCCATGACCATCACCCTGGCAGCGGTATATCTTCCGATCGGTCTGCAGGGCGGATTGACCGGTTCTCTTTTTCGTGAATTCGCCTTTACCCTGGCAGGTGCTGTCACCATCTCAGGGATCGTTGCCCTGACCCTGTCACCGCTCATGTCTGCCCGGCTGCTCAAGCCCGAAGTCAGCGAACACGGATTGGCAGGCCGCATCTCCCGCGGCTTTAACCGCCTCAAAAATGCGTACGGCAGGCGGCTTGACGCAACCCTGAACGCACGGCCTGCAGTGTATGCGGTCTGGATCGTTGTTTCGCTGCTGACCGTGCCGATGTTCATCATGTCTGCACGGGAGTTGGCCCCGACCGAAGACCAGGGGGTCATCTTCGGCATCCTGGACGCATCGGCCAATTCGACCCTGGACCAGAACAGCCGGTACGCAGCCGCAGTAAATGAGGCGTTCATGAGTGTGCCCGAGACCGACTTTACCTTTCAGATCACCTTTCCCAGTTCCGGGTTCGGCGGCATGGTCACCAGGCCGTGGGACAAACGTAAACGCAACGTCTTTCAGATCATGCCGGAAGTACAGCAGAAACTCCAGGCCATACCGGGTATTCAGATATTTCCGCTGACACCGCCTGCGCTCCCTGGCGGCGGCCAGTTCCCGGTCGAGTTTATCCTGGCATCGACTGCCGAAACCGGCCAGATCCTCGACTTTGCCCGTCAGTTGCAGATGAAGGCAATGCAGAGCAACATGTTCGCTTTTCCGCCGGTGATCGATGTGAAGATCGACCAGCCCCAATCCGAGTTCGTCATAGACCGCGATAAGGTGGCGGCACTCGGACTCAATCTGGCACAGATCGGCACAGACCTGGGCGGTATGGTCGGCGGCGGGTTTGTCAACCGGTTCGATATAGCCGGACGCAGCTATAAGGTCATACCGCAGATACAGCGCATCGGCCGCCTTAACCCTGAACAGCTCCAGAATATCCATGTCACCGGTCCCAATGGAAATCTGATCCCGCTCAGCACCATTGCCACGCTGCGGGATTCGGTCGTGCCGCGCTCGCTTAACCGTTTCCAGCAGCTCAATGCGGTGAAGATCAGCGGTGTAGCGATCCGGCCTTTGGACGAGGCCCTGCGCTTTCTGGAGGATGAGTCAGCCAGGATACTGCCGAAGGGATATGTGCTCGACTACACCGGCGAGTCGCGCCAGCTGCGCACTGAGGGGAACAAATTCCTGTCTGCCTTCGGACTGGCCGTCATCCTCATATTCCTGGTGCTGGCTGCCCAGTTCAACAGCTTCCGCGACCCCTTTGTGATCCTGGCAGGTTCTGTGCCGCTCGCCATGTTCGGCGCCCTGATCTTCACCTTCCTGAAGATACCTGACCCGAACACCCCTTTCTGGACCCACGGCTGGACAACAACGCTCAATATCTACTCGCAGGTCGGACTGGTCACCCTGGTCGGACTGGTATCAAAGAACGGCATACTGATCGTGCAGTTTGCCAATCAGCTTCAGCTGAAGGGACACACCAAACTTGAGGCAGTGCGTGAGGCATCCATGACCCGTCTGCGGCCGATCCTTATGACCACTGCAGCTACTATTGCCGGTCATTTTCCTCTGACACTGGTCACGGGGGCAGGTGCTGCTGCCCGTAACTCGATCGGTCTGGTGCTGGTGGGCGGCATGTTTGTCGGCACGCTCTTCACCCTCTTTGTTGTCCCCTCGATCTATATGCTGATAGCGCGTGACCACAGCAAAGACCTCAAGTCAGAAACAGTCATATCTGCAGCTCCTTAA
- the rfaE1 gene encoding D-glycero-beta-D-manno-heptose-7-phosphate kinase, protein MNIQKIVKDFRKRKILVIGDIILDHYILGRVNRISPEAPVPVVEVTKENLLLGGAANVANNIVSLGAHAAVIGINGDDIAGEALKSILLQKGVDCAGLFTENRPTTVKTRVIAHNQQVVRFDREDSKYVDGRILKGILSHIHSIVNDFDAVIISDYKKGMITADLVRGILKKTKPKNIFVAVDPKVGHFDFYKGVSLITPNLMEAALGAGMEITDDRSLNKAGQALLKKLSLRAALITRGEQGMSLFEKKKVTHIPTVARKVYDVTGAGDTVISAFTLATASGASLEDSAVIANHAAGIVVGEVGTAVATPEQLLAVMGNG, encoded by the coding sequence ATGAATATTCAGAAGATCGTTAAAGATTTCAGGAAGAGAAAGATCCTGGTCATCGGCGACATTATCCTTGACCATTACATCCTGGGCAGAGTGAACAGGATATCTCCTGAGGCGCCGGTGCCGGTTGTAGAGGTAACAAAGGAGAATTTACTTCTTGGCGGCGCTGCGAACGTTGCGAACAATATTGTTTCGTTGGGCGCACATGCTGCAGTGATCGGCATCAATGGAGATGATATCGCAGGAGAGGCGCTGAAGAGCATCCTGCTCCAGAAGGGTGTTGACTGCGCCGGTCTTTTTACTGAGAATAGGCCGACAACGGTCAAGACACGCGTCATAGCCCATAACCAGCAGGTGGTCAGGTTCGATCGCGAGGACAGCAAGTATGTGGACGGCAGGATATTGAAAGGCATCCTGTCTCATATCCACAGCATTGTCAATGACTTTGACGCGGTGATCATATCTGACTATAAAAAGGGCATGATTACGGCAGATCTGGTCAGGGGCATCCTGAAAAAGACAAAACCGAAGAATATATTCGTTGCGGTCGACCCCAAGGTCGGCCATTTTGATTTTTATAAGGGCGTGTCGCTCATTACGCCGAATCTCATGGAGGCTGCGCTCGGCGCAGGCATGGAGATTACTGACGACAGATCGCTGAACAAGGCAGGCCAGGCCCTTCTGAAGAAGCTGTCGCTCAGAGCTGCGCTTATTACAAGAGGCGAACAGGGCATGAGCCTTTTTGAAAAGAAGAAGGTTACCCACATCCCGACCGTTGCGCGGAAGGTCTATGACGTTACCGGCGCAGGCGACACGGTCATATCTGCGTTCACTCTTGCCACTGCATCAGGCGCAAGCCTTGAAGATTCTGCGGTGATCGCCAATCATGCAGCAGGCATTGTTGTCGGTGAGGTCGGCACTGCCGTTGCCACCCCTGAACAACTTTTAGCAGTAATGGGTAATGGGTAA
- the hisF gene encoding imidazole glycerol phosphate synthase subunit HisF, whose amino-acid sequence MLAKRIIPCLDVKDGRVVKGVSFVNLRDAGDPVENAKFYDEQGADELIFLDITASHEKRKIILDIVEKTAEDVFMPLTVGGGIKTIEDIRNLLNSGCDKVSINTTAVKDPHFISRAAEKFGSQCIVVAIDAKRVADNMAKATGEDWFNDASLKDVILDITGKISPRPSLSKRGTSESPTLEKGGWGDLKESDQTLSWAISTHGGRQMKLINAVKWAKKMEELGAGEFMLTSMDKDGTKDGYDIELTRTISEAVSIPVIASGGVGNLEHIYEGLTAGKADAALAASIFHFREYSVHEAKEYLRERNVPIRL is encoded by the coding sequence ATGTTAGCTAAACGCATCATCCCCTGTCTCGATGTCAAGGACGGCCGCGTGGTCAAGGGCGTGAGCTTCGTCAACTTGCGTGATGCCGGAGACCCGGTCGAAAACGCAAAGTTCTATGACGAACAGGGCGCTGACGAACTCATATTCCTCGACATAACCGCTTCCCACGAAAAAAGGAAGATCATCCTTGATATTGTCGAAAAGACCGCTGAGGACGTATTCATGCCTCTGACAGTCGGCGGCGGGATCAAGACCATTGAGGACATACGCAACCTGCTCAATTCAGGCTGTGACAAGGTTTCTATCAACACGACCGCAGTGAAAGACCCGCATTTCATCAGCCGCGCTGCAGAGAAGTTCGGCAGCCAGTGCATTGTCGTTGCGATCGATGCAAAAAGGGTCGCTGACAATATGGCCAAGGCAACCGGTGAAGACTGGTTTAATGATGCATCGCTGAAAGATGTCATCCTCGATATCACTGGAAAAATCTCCCCTCGCCCCTCTTTGTCAAAGAGGGGAACTTCAGAAAGCCCCACTTTAGAAAAGGGGGGTTGGGGGGATTTGAAAGAAAGCGACCAGACATTATCCTGGGCGATCTCGACCCATGGCGGCCGTCAGATGAAGCTGATCAATGCTGTGAAATGGGCGAAGAAGATGGAAGAGCTTGGCGCAGGAGAATTCATGCTCACCTCCATGGACAAGGACGGCACAAAAGACGGGTATGATATCGAGCTGACCCGGACCATTTCCGAGGCGGTCTCGATACCGGTGATCGCCTCAGGCGGCGTCGGCAACCTTGAACATATTTATGAGGGTCTTACTGCAGGGAAGGCAGATGCAGCACTCGCAGCCTCGATCTTTCACTTCAGGGAATACTCGGTACACGAAGCAAAGGAATACCTCAGGGAACGAAACGTACCGATAAGACTCTAA
- the hisA gene encoding 1-(5-phosphoribosyl)-5-[(5-phosphoribosylamino)methylideneamino]imidazole-4-carboxamide isomerase yields the protein MLIIPAIDLKDGVCVRLEQGRKEAVTVYSRDAAGTAKKWEAMGAKVLHVVDLDGAFTGSQQNLSKIMEIRKSVKMIIEVGGGIRDIVTVDRLISAGINRVIIGTSAIEDPSFFMEACKQFPGKIFIGIDAKDGKVAVKGWEEVSSIDAIELAKRVETVGVGGIIYTDIARDGMLTGPNIQAQEEMARTVTIPVIASGGIANIDDIRNLLKIPNLWGAITGKAIYAGSLDLKEAIKLTEQNTQ from the coding sequence ATGCTTATTATTCCTGCAATAGATTTGAAGGACGGCGTCTGCGTAAGGCTCGAACAGGGGCGGAAAGAGGCTGTCACGGTCTATTCCCGCGATGCCGCAGGCACGGCAAAAAAATGGGAGGCCATGGGTGCAAAAGTACTCCATGTCGTAGACCTTGACGGCGCTTTTACCGGCAGCCAGCAGAACCTCAGCAAGATCATGGAGATCAGAAAGAGTGTCAAAATGATCATCGAGGTCGGCGGCGGCATCAGGGATATTGTTACTGTAGACCGGCTTATTTCGGCCGGCATCAACCGGGTGATCATAGGCACATCAGCCATAGAAGACCCCTCCTTCTTCATGGAGGCATGCAAACAGTTTCCCGGCAAGATCTTCATCGGTATTGATGCCAAGGACGGCAAGGTGGCGGTGAAGGGGTGGGAAGAGGTGAGCAGCATTGATGCGATCGAGTTGGCAAAGCGGGTCGAGACCGTCGGCGTGGGAGGCATTATTTATACTGACATCGCCCGCGACGGCATGCTCACAGGTCCGAATATCCAGGCACAGGAAGAGATGGCAAGGACCGTAACTATCCCGGTCATTGCATCAGGAGGCATCGCAAATATAGATGACATTCGCAACCTTCTGAAGATCCCGAACCTCTGGGGCGCTATCACCGGAAAGGCAATCTATGCCGGTTCCCTCGACCTTAAAGAAGCAATAAAACTGACGGAACAAAATACGCAATGA
- a CDS encoding DUF3108 domain-containing protein, whose amino-acid sequence MPFSRNSAAAGIVLAAGVLCLILLLPAVSPAFTVPEKLIFDLSWTGVKAGTAVLEAVDEKETIRLISTANSAAWVSVFYTVDDRVDSVLAKGKSQVFIGQTRNFRLKIREGKHRRDKEIVFDHSRHTALYIDHLDKDRERKEQTVHENVFDPLSVLYYVRTLKLEVGKPAYVDIFDSSKLWNVEVQVLRKEKISTILGEVETIVIKPLMRSEGIFNRKGEMLIWLTDDQKRIPVKMQTKVAVGSITATLAGGRY is encoded by the coding sequence ATGCCGTTTTCCCGGAACAGTGCTGCGGCAGGTATAGTTCTGGCTGCCGGTGTTCTCTGCCTGATACTGTTGCTGCCTGCTGTTTCGCCGGCTTTTACCGTTCCCGAAAAGCTCATCTTTGATCTCAGCTGGACGGGCGTGAAGGCAGGGACTGCCGTACTTGAGGCAGTGGATGAAAAAGAGACGATACGACTGATCTCTACCGCAAACTCTGCTGCGTGGGTCTCGGTATTCTACACGGTTGACGACAGGGTGGACTCGGTGCTCGCCAAGGGCAAGTCCCAGGTATTCATCGGACAGACCAGGAACTTCAGGCTGAAGATCAGGGAGGGTAAGCACAGAAGAGACAAGGAGATCGTTTTCGACCATAGTAGGCATACAGCCCTGTACATCGATCATCTTGATAAGGACAGAGAACGGAAAGAGCAGACTGTTCACGAAAATGTATTTGACCCTCTGTCGGTCCTCTACTATGTGAGGACCCTGAAGCTTGAGGTCGGAAAACCGGCCTATGTGGATATCTTTGACAGCAGTAAACTCTGGAATGTCGAGGTCCAGGTGCTCAGAAAGGAAAAGATCAGCACGATCCTCGGCGAAGTGGAGACTATAGTCATCAAGCCCCTGATGAGATCAGAAGGCATCTTCAACCGCAAGGGAGAGATGCTTATCTGGCTGACCGACGACCAGAAGAGGATCCCGGTCAAAATGCAGACCAAGGTCGCTGTCGGGTCCATTACAGCCACACTGGCCGGAGGGCGTTATTGA
- a CDS encoding ATP-binding cassette domain-containing protein yields the protein MSEDYKKIVQLVKPYWRRVALAGIISVIVSGLNASLAWLVKPMMDDILIKKNTTLLWLLPAAIFLIFVLRGMFLFFHEYLMKSAAQKMVMNLRNTLYAHILDLPIGYFGKTSSGELISRTINDTSILQGVISLTVKDLFIESTTVIALSAVAFWRRWDLTLIALLVLPSAFYIVGRLGKRIKLISRRTQEKISIITAFLNESFSGIKIIKAFSRQSDDQERFERINKDFYRENMRATRVSEFAALIMEAVGGIGIGFVIWYGGRLITGNVITIGDFTSFLTAIFLVYTPAKRLAKVSVGIQQTRGPLERIYSLLAEKKEPEGFVELKPISKEIEFRGVSFQYPSAKQEALRHIDLHIKKGDVLAIVGKSGGGKTTLINLLPRFYVPTEGAIFIDGTDISSATLHSLRSQFGIVSQEVILFDDTIFANIAYGKPGAVMAEVIAASKAAYAHDFIMELPQGYDTMIGERGVRLSGGQRQRLSIARAILSNPPVLILDEATSSLDTSSEMMVQKALENLMENRTTFVIAHRLSTVKRADRIIVLDKGMIVESGTHQELFEQNGIYRDLYDLQFSR from the coding sequence TTGTCGGAAGATTATAAAAAAATTGTTCAGCTCGTAAAACCGTATTGGCGCAGGGTTGCCCTTGCCGGGATAATCAGCGTCATAGTATCGGGACTCAACGCATCTCTTGCCTGGCTGGTAAAGCCTATGATGGATGATATCCTGATCAAAAAGAACACGACGCTGCTCTGGCTGCTCCCTGCGGCAATATTCCTTATCTTTGTGCTGAGAGGGATGTTCCTTTTTTTTCACGAATATCTCATGAAATCTGCGGCACAGAAGATGGTAATGAACCTCAGAAATACCCTGTATGCTCATATCCTGGACCTGCCGATAGGGTATTTCGGCAAAACGTCGAGCGGAGAACTTATCTCAAGGACAATAAACGATACCTCTATCCTGCAGGGAGTCATATCGCTTACGGTCAAGGACCTGTTCATCGAGAGCACCACGGTGATCGCGCTTTCCGCTGTCGCTTTCTGGCGGAGATGGGACCTGACGCTCATTGCGCTCCTGGTCCTGCCGTCCGCTTTTTATATCGTTGGGCGGCTGGGGAAAAGAATAAAACTTATCAGCCGGCGCACCCAGGAAAAAATATCTATTATTACGGCATTCCTGAACGAGAGTTTTTCAGGCATCAAGATCATAAAGGCGTTTTCCCGTCAGTCTGATGATCAGGAGCGCTTCGAACGTATAAACAAGGATTTCTACCGGGAAAACATGCGCGCGACCAGGGTCTCTGAATTTGCTGCCCTGATCATGGAAGCGGTTGGCGGGATAGGGATCGGGTTTGTCATCTGGTATGGCGGCAGACTTATTACCGGCAATGTCATTACGATCGGGGACTTCACCTCATTCCTGACCGCTATTTTTCTGGTCTATACGCCCGCAAAGAGACTTGCCAAGGTCAGCGTAGGCATACAGCAGACGCGCGGTCCGCTGGAAAGGATATATTCTTTGCTGGCGGAGAAAAAGGAACCGGAAGGCTTTGTTGAACTGAAGCCGATCTCAAAAGAGATCGAGTTCAGAGGGGTTTCTTTTCAATACCCTTCAGCCAAACAGGAGGCGCTGCGGCATATAGACCTGCATATAAAAAAGGGCGACGTGCTTGCCATAGTCGGAAAGAGTGGCGGCGGCAAGACCACTCTTATTAATCTGCTGCCCCGGTTTTACGTGCCGACAGAAGGAGCTATTTTTATTGACGGCACGGATATATCTTCTGCCACGCTTCATTCATTGAGGAGCCAGTTCGGCATCGTAAGTCAGGAAGTGATACTTTTTGATGACACTATTTTTGCCAATATAGCATATGGAAAACCCGGTGCAGTCATGGCAGAGGTGATAGCCGCGTCAAAGGCTGCTTATGCGCATGACTTTATTATGGAGCTTCCTCAGGGGTACGATACCATGATCGGTGAAAGGGGGGTGAGGCTTTCCGGAGGGCAGCGCCAGAGACTCTCGATCGCCCGGGCCATACTCAGTAACCCGCCTGTTCTCATACTCGATGAAGCGACCTCGTCCCTTGACACCTCGTCGGAGATGATGGTGCAGAAGGCTCTTGAGAATCTCATGGAGAACAGGACGACCTTTGTGATCGCACACCGGCTTTCCACCGTGAAAAGAGCGGACAGGATAATTGTTCTGGACAAGGGCATGATCGTCGAGTCCGGGACCCATCAGGAGCTCTTTGAACAGAACGGGATATACCGGGACCTGTATGACCTCCAGTTCAGCCGATAG
- a CDS encoding glycosyltransferase family 4 protein, translating to MRVAIIKSNYTPFGGGEKYTTRLINAFVQRDVTVDVVTAEPARWEMTSSNVNWVTLKQFKHNNLLRLLSFNASANRHFKTTGYDCVLGMDRTDYQTHLRAGGGCHAGWLDRRCAETSPLRCLSFRINPFHRMMLRMEKKAFVSDTLKRIFCNSFLVRDDMLRYYPAAAGKITVVHNGVEWAEFSGVFEQALGERDTLRRELSLRDDMFYFLHVGSGYERKGVAKAIEALTMLPEKTGLIIVGKDKHEQRYRRLANRLGLSARVNFCGPQKNVIPYFQSADAFVLPTIYDPFSNASLEALAMGLYTVTSNANGCSEVIQKGAGTVIKDLKKIGSVAEAMSTAMQKHLSKAEIRGSVRHLEFDGQLGKIVDGCLSAEAPH from the coding sequence GTGCGGGTTGCAATAATCAAAAGTAACTATACCCCATTTGGCGGCGGGGAGAAATATACCACGCGCCTGATCAATGCCTTTGTGCAGAGAGATGTTACTGTCGATGTTGTCACCGCAGAACCTGCACGATGGGAGATGACCTCCTCGAATGTCAACTGGGTGACGTTGAAACAGTTTAAACACAATAACCTGCTCAGGCTTCTTTCGTTCAACGCCTCGGCCAACAGGCACTTTAAAACCACCGGATACGATTGTGTGCTCGGCATGGACCGTACGGATTATCAGACACACCTTCGTGCCGGGGGTGGCTGCCATGCGGGATGGCTCGACAGAAGATGCGCTGAAACCTCCCCCCTCAGGTGCCTCAGCTTTCGCATCAACCCCTTTCACCGGATGATGCTCCGGATGGAAAAGAAAGCTTTTGTTTCAGATACCCTGAAAAGGATCTTTTGCAACTCATTTCTTGTGCGCGACGATATGCTCAGGTATTATCCTGCCGCAGCCGGAAAAATCACCGTTGTACACAATGGGGTGGAATGGGCTGAGTTCTCCGGGGTCTTCGAGCAGGCGCTCGGAGAAAGGGATACGCTGCGCAGAGAGCTCTCGCTGCGCGACGATATGTTTTACTTCCTTCATGTGGGGAGCGGGTATGAGCGGAAGGGAGTCGCAAAGGCGATAGAAGCACTGACAATGCTCCCTGAGAAGACAGGGCTGATCATCGTGGGAAAAGACAAACATGAGCAGCGGTACCGAAGGCTGGCGAACAGGCTTGGACTTTCAGCAAGGGTCAATTTCTGCGGACCGCAAAAGAATGTCATTCCCTATTTTCAGTCAGCCGACGCCTTTGTCCTGCCGACCATCTACGATCCGTTCTCCAACGCCTCTCTGGAGGCATTGGCAATGGGGCTCTATACCGTGACCAGCAATGCAAACGGCTGTTCCGAGGTCATTCAAAAGGGAGCGGGCACAGTGATCAAAGATCTGAAGAAGATCGGGTCTGTTGCTGAAGCCATGAGTACTGCCATGCAGAAACACCTGTCAAAGGCAGAGATCAGAGGATCAGTAAGACATCTTGAGTTCGACGGACAGTTAGGCAAGATAGTCGACGGGTGCCTTTCAGCAGAAGCGCCTCACTGA